A stretch of the Comamonas testosteroni TK102 genome encodes the following:
- a CDS encoding alpha-2-macroglobulin family protein, with protein MTVPYAEGRKREQVAPLWRGLLKAGLLWGLAATAAHAVGVRQFSPQGDVSKVGQVVVQFDAPAVRFGDPKAEAPVNLQCSNAQAAKGTGRWNSEKEWVFDFAQNLPAGVRCTAQLNPQFKSVSGGALTGAASYQFQTGGPQVAGIAPDTYEEVDEQQYFALRLTGAASVDSLKQRVWCTSEGVGERIPVQLIEGKDREAVLKQRHWDKDAARNPQNYAVLACNRRLTSGSKMTLVYGKGVAMANGLASKDEQRYEYQVRQPFSADFSCERENANAACLPIRPMRLSFSAPVPRKLIEGIRLKSGASAVAPIIEQNGDKLAEDSLVDSVTFPATMQPNSKYVVELPPQFKDAAGRTLSNANMFPLATATGNMPPLVKFAAAPFGIVERFAEGPKGPALLPVTLRNVEPQLLGKSLDASVVRTKKGGSDADIIAWLKKVERYDSYSVERKRAARDVKVLPPVINDDKHWVQTRMLSLLDGQSQTQTLELPKAARNDPRPFEVVGIPLNPGFQVVEIASPMLGQSLLDEGYGAGRTMYVRTSVLVTNLAVHFKLGRENSVAWVTTLDKGKVVPGATVQVSDCNGQAIASAVSDAQGIVTFNGLNPNPPSCSNEDGYYRSSSYFVSARAKTDAGEELAFVWSNWNKGIESWRFNVPTSSSNKRDEVAHTVFDRMLFRAGETVSMKHFLRALTGPGKNSKGFEQTQDKPDRLTITHLGSGQRFTQVLSWNANGSATSEFPISKAAKLGEYAVELGYANGSGRRSSFSTGIFRVEEFRLPVMEGRVGPAGKDQLYAVSSVPAEVQINYVSGGAAANLPVKVSALLRSKSLNFADWDGFSFNPPRSAQDMGSSDDEESTAADETKVVADKLPVTLDKNGLGKVSIDKLPKSGEPRELLMEATYADPNGEVQTLRSTRTIWPAAVVAGVRSENWILVDRKLRFQALTLDTAGKAQAGVPVKVDAVARITTSSRKRLVGGFYSYDNQTTLKNLGTVCSGTSDSHGLVQCEAQLSQPGEVELIVKAADKDGRSSQAATSVWVTGQGELWFGGEDHDRMDVLSERKSYEPGETARFQVRMPFRRATALVAVEREGVVSTQVVELTGENPTVDVKVEDNWGPNAYVSVLALRGRLMEVPWYSFFTWGFKSPLEWWRAFWNDGKEFIAPTSMVDLSKPAFRFGMSEIRVGLKSNTLDVKVSSDKSSYKVRGTAKVTIKATLPDGKPAAGAHVALAAVDQALLELMPNSSWNLLDAMLTRREWGVQTATAQMEVIGRRHYGKKAVPAGGGGGRSPTRELLDTLLLWKPDVVLDGNGMALIEVPLNDALTTFQVVAVADAGVSLFGTGQAAIRTTQDLQIISGLPPLVREDDQFRAQVTLRNTSAKAMKVEVTPRATMLELKAQTVEIPAGEAREVAWDVKAPAQLSGTRAEALIWEISARDTAGGADAAQDALKISQRIVPAVPLSVQQATLVQVNGSYSVPVNPPADALPGRGGLQMSLVPKLTEGLPGVRDWWARYPYSCLEQTTSKAVGMNNAELWGSTMAQLPNYLDGDGLANYFPPQDGSASRGSDTLTAHLLNMSAMAQGVDKRFVIPAAERARMEDGLIAFVEGRIQRNFWSPRKDLEMRKLAAISALALSGKATPRMLDSINATPNQWPTHTVIDWVMLLQRMSDAPQRDERLAQAMQILRARLTFNGTRAGFSTDQDDGWWWLMQGPDVNLARLILATINDPAWTEDMPRLVSGFIARQQAGAWNTTTANLWGALALRRFSQKFESEPVAGSTVASMNGNEAKVNWADVRRATAEDAQGSAHANSVFGEPVRAGGLMNNTMFMPWAKAGKGQLSVTQQGTGKPWLTVQSVAAVALKAPFSAGYTIKKTVTPVEQADKGLFGGGQYTRGDVLRVTLEVQAKTDMTWVAITDPVPTGATILGGGLGRDSEIASKGEKQEGAGWLAYEERSFESYRAYYQYLPAGTTKVEYTVRLNNAGEFALPPTRAEALYAPEMFGEIPNAKLKVVMPK; from the coding sequence GAAGGCGGGCCTGTTATGGGGTCTGGCGGCCACGGCGGCGCACGCCGTCGGGGTGCGCCAGTTCAGCCCGCAAGGCGATGTGAGCAAGGTGGGGCAGGTGGTGGTGCAGTTCGATGCGCCTGCCGTGCGCTTTGGCGACCCCAAGGCTGAGGCGCCGGTCAACCTGCAGTGCAGCAATGCCCAGGCCGCCAAGGGCACGGGGCGCTGGAACAGCGAAAAGGAATGGGTCTTCGACTTTGCCCAGAACCTGCCCGCAGGCGTGCGCTGCACGGCCCAGCTCAACCCGCAGTTCAAGAGCGTCTCGGGCGGGGCACTGACAGGCGCGGCCAGCTATCAGTTCCAGACCGGCGGCCCGCAGGTGGCCGGCATTGCGCCCGACACCTATGAAGAGGTGGACGAGCAGCAGTATTTCGCGCTGCGCCTGACGGGCGCAGCATCCGTCGACAGCCTCAAGCAGCGCGTCTGGTGTACCTCCGAAGGCGTGGGCGAGCGCATTCCCGTGCAGCTGATCGAGGGCAAGGACCGCGAGGCCGTGCTCAAGCAGCGCCACTGGGACAAGGATGCGGCCCGGAATCCGCAGAACTATGCGGTGCTGGCCTGTAACCGCCGCCTGACCTCGGGCAGCAAGATGACCCTGGTCTATGGCAAGGGCGTGGCCATGGCCAACGGCCTGGCGAGCAAGGACGAGCAGCGCTACGAGTACCAGGTGCGCCAGCCGTTCAGTGCCGACTTCAGCTGCGAGCGCGAGAACGCCAATGCCGCCTGCCTGCCGATCCGCCCCATGCGGCTGTCCTTCAGCGCGCCGGTGCCGCGCAAGCTGATCGAAGGCATACGCCTCAAGAGCGGTGCCTCGGCCGTGGCACCGATCATCGAGCAGAACGGCGACAAGCTGGCCGAGGATTCGCTGGTGGATAGCGTGACCTTCCCCGCCACCATGCAGCCGAACTCCAAGTATGTGGTGGAGCTGCCGCCGCAGTTCAAGGATGCCGCGGGTCGCACGCTGAGCAATGCCAATATGTTCCCGCTGGCCACGGCCACGGGCAATATGCCGCCGCTGGTGAAGTTTGCCGCTGCGCCCTTCGGCATCGTCGAGCGCTTTGCCGAAGGCCCCAAGGGCCCGGCGCTGCTGCCCGTGACGCTGCGCAATGTGGAGCCGCAGCTTCTGGGCAAGTCGCTGGACGCCAGCGTGGTGCGCACCAAGAAAGGCGGCTCGGATGCCGACATCATCGCCTGGCTCAAAAAGGTCGAGCGCTATGACAGCTATAGCGTGGAGCGCAAGCGCGCTGCGCGCGATGTGAAGGTGCTGCCACCGGTCATCAACGACGACAAGCACTGGGTGCAGACCCGCATGCTGTCGCTGCTGGACGGCCAGAGCCAGACCCAGACGCTGGAGCTGCCCAAGGCTGCCAGGAACGATCCGCGTCCCTTCGAGGTCGTCGGCATTCCGCTGAACCCGGGCTTCCAGGTGGTGGAGATTGCCTCGCCCATGCTGGGCCAGTCGCTGCTCGACGAGGGCTATGGCGCGGGCCGCACCATGTATGTGCGCACCTCGGTGCTGGTGACCAATCTGGCCGTGCACTTCAAGCTGGGCCGCGAAAACTCCGTGGCCTGGGTGACGACGCTGGACAAGGGCAAGGTGGTGCCTGGCGCCACGGTGCAGGTCTCGGACTGCAATGGCCAGGCCATCGCATCGGCCGTGAGCGACGCGCAAGGCATTGTGACCTTCAACGGCCTCAACCCCAATCCGCCCTCCTGCAGCAACGAAGACGGCTACTACCGCAGCAGTTCCTATTTCGTGAGTGCGCGGGCCAAGACCGATGCCGGTGAGGAGCTGGCTTTCGTCTGGAGCAACTGGAACAAGGGCATAGAGTCCTGGCGCTTCAATGTGCCGACCAGCTCCAGCAACAAGCGCGATGAAGTCGCGCATACGGTGTTTGACCGCATGCTGTTCCGTGCCGGCGAAACCGTGTCCATGAAGCACTTTCTGCGTGCCCTGACCGGGCCAGGCAAGAACTCCAAGGGCTTTGAGCAGACCCAGGACAAGCCCGACCGCCTGACCATCACCCATCTGGGCAGCGGCCAGCGCTTCACCCAGGTCCTGAGCTGGAATGCCAATGGCAGCGCGACCAGCGAGTTTCCCATCTCCAAGGCCGCTAAGCTGGGCGAATATGCGGTGGAGCTGGGCTATGCCAATGGCAGCGGCCGCCGCTCCAGCTTCAGCACCGGCATCTTCCGTGTCGAGGAGTTCCGACTGCCCGTGATGGAAGGTCGCGTGGGGCCTGCCGGCAAGGATCAGCTCTATGCGGTCAGCAGCGTGCCTGCCGAGGTGCAGATCAACTATGTCTCCGGCGGTGCCGCCGCCAATCTGCCGGTCAAGGTTTCGGCGCTGCTGCGTTCCAAGTCGCTCAATTTCGCGGACTGGGACGGCTTCAGCTTCAACCCGCCGCGCAGCGCCCAGGACATGGGCAGCAGTGACGACGAGGAAAGCACGGCGGCCGACGAGACCAAGGTGGTGGCCGACAAGCTGCCCGTGACGCTGGACAAGAACGGTCTGGGCAAGGTGAGCATCGACAAGCTGCCCAAGTCCGGCGAGCCGCGCGAGCTGCTGATGGAAGCGACCTACGCCGACCCGAACGGCGAGGTGCAGACCCTGCGCAGCACGCGCACCATCTGGCCTGCCGCCGTGGTGGCGGGCGTGCGCTCCGAGAACTGGATCTTGGTGGATCGCAAGCTGCGCTTCCAGGCGCTGACACTGGATACGGCGGGCAAGGCCCAGGCCGGAGTGCCGGTCAAGGTCGATGCCGTGGCGCGCATCACCACCTCCAGCCGCAAGCGACTGGTGGGCGGCTTCTACAGCTACGACAACCAGACCACGCTCAAGAATCTGGGCACCGTGTGCTCGGGCACCAGCGACAGCCATGGCCTGGTGCAATGCGAGGCCCAGCTGTCCCAGCCCGGCGAGGTGGAGCTGATCGTCAAGGCTGCCGACAAGGATGGCCGCAGCAGCCAGGCCGCGACCTCGGTGTGGGTCACGGGCCAGGGCGAGCTCTGGTTCGGTGGCGAAGACCATGACCGCATGGACGTGCTGTCCGAGCGCAAGAGCTATGAGCCTGGCGAGACCGCGCGCTTCCAGGTGCGCATGCCCTTCCGCCGTGCCACCGCGCTGGTGGCCGTGGAGCGCGAAGGTGTCGTCAGCACCCAGGTGGTGGAGCTGACAGGCGAGAACCCCACGGTGGACGTCAAGGTCGAAGACAACTGGGGTCCCAACGCCTATGTCAGCGTGCTTGCGCTGCGCGGCCGCCTGATGGAAGTGCCCTGGTACAGCTTCTTCACCTGGGGCTTCAAGTCGCCGCTGGAGTGGTGGCGTGCCTTCTGGAATGACGGCAAGGAATTCATCGCGCCGACCTCCATGGTGGATCTCTCCAAGCCTGCCTTCCGTTTCGGCATGTCCGAAATTCGCGTGGGCCTGAAGAGCAATACGCTGGACGTCAAGGTGTCCTCGGACAAGTCCAGCTACAAGGTGCGCGGCACGGCCAAGGTCACCATCAAGGCCACGCTGCCCGATGGCAAGCCCGCTGCAGGTGCCCATGTGGCACTGGCGGCGGTGGACCAGGCCTTGCTGGAGCTGATGCCCAACAGCAGCTGGAATCTGCTCGATGCCATGCTGACACGCCGCGAATGGGGCGTGCAGACGGCCACGGCCCAGATGGAGGTGATTGGCAGGCGCCACTATGGCAAGAAGGCCGTGCCTGCGGGCGGTGGCGGTGGCCGCAGCCCCACACGCGAGCTGCTCGACACCTTGCTGCTGTGGAAGCCCGATGTGGTGCTGGACGGCAACGGCATGGCCCTGATCGAGGTGCCGCTCAACGATGCCCTGACCACCTTCCAGGTGGTGGCCGTGGCCGATGCGGGCGTGAGCCTGTTCGGCACCGGCCAGGCGGCGATCCGCACCACGCAGGATCTGCAGATCATCAGCGGCCTGCCGCCGCTGGTGCGCGAGGACGATCAGTTCCGTGCCCAGGTCACGCTGCGCAACACCTCGGCCAAGGCCATGAAGGTGGAGGTCACGCCGCGCGCCACCATGCTGGAGCTCAAGGCCCAGACCGTGGAAATTCCCGCCGGCGAGGCGCGTGAAGTAGCCTGGGATGTGAAGGCTCCGGCCCAGCTCTCCGGCACACGTGCCGAAGCGCTGATCTGGGAGATTTCCGCGCGCGATACCGCTGGCGGCGCCGACGCTGCGCAGGATGCGCTCAAGATCAGCCAGCGCATCGTGCCCGCCGTGCCGCTGTCGGTGCAGCAGGCCACGCTGGTGCAGGTCAACGGCAGCTACAGCGTGCCCGTGAATCCGCCCGCCGACGCGCTGCCCGGCCGTGGCGGCCTGCAGATGTCGCTGGTGCCTAAGCTGACCGAAGGTCTGCCCGGCGTGCGCGACTGGTGGGCCCGCTACCCCTACTCCTGCCTGGAGCAGACCACCAGCAAGGCCGTTGGCATGAACAACGCCGAGCTGTGGGGCAGCACCATGGCCCAGCTGCCCAACTATCTGGACGGTGACGGCCTGGCCAACTACTTCCCGCCGCAGGACGGCTCGGCCAGCCGAGGCAGCGACACGCTGACTGCGCATCTGCTCAATATGTCGGCCATGGCACAGGGCGTTGACAAGCGCTTCGTGATCCCGGCCGCAGAGCGCGCACGCATGGAGGACGGTCTGATCGCGTTTGTGGAAGGCCGCATCCAGCGCAACTTCTGGAGCCCGCGCAAGGATCTGGAAATGCGCAAGCTGGCCGCCATCAGCGCGCTTGCACTGTCAGGCAAGGCCACGCCGCGCATGCTGGACAGCATCAATGCCACGCCCAACCAGTGGCCCACGCACACGGTCATCGACTGGGTGATGCTGCTGCAACGCATGAGCGATGCGCCGCAGCGCGATGAGCGCCTGGCCCAGGCCATGCAGATCCTGCGCGCCCGTCTGACCTTCAACGGCACGCGTGCCGGCTTCTCGACCGATCAGGACGATGGCTGGTGGTGGCTGATGCAGGGCCCGGACGTGAATCTGGCGCGCCTGATTCTGGCGACCATCAACGATCCTGCCTGGACCGAGGACATGCCGCGTCTGGTCAGCGGCTTCATCGCGCGCCAGCAGGCCGGTGCCTGGAACACGACCACGGCCAACCTCTGGGGCGCTCTGGCGCTGCGCCGCTTCTCGCAGAAGTTCGAGTCCGAGCCCGTGGCCGGCAGCACCGTGGCCAGCATGAACGGCAACGAGGCCAAGGTGAACTGGGCCGATGTCAGGCGCGCCACTGCCGAGGATGCGCAGGGCTCTGCCCATGCCAACAGCGTCTTCGGTGAACCCGTGCGCGCCGGCGGCCTGATGAACAACACCATGTTCATGCCCTGGGCCAAGGCCGGCAAGGGTCAGCTCAGCGTGACGCAGCAAGGCACGGGCAAGCCCTGGCTGACCGTGCAGTCCGTGGCGGCCGTGGCCCTCAAGGCGCCGTTCAGCGCAGGCTACACCATCAAGAAGACCGTCACGCCCGTGGAGCAGGCGGACAAGGGTCTGTTTGGTGGCGGCCAGTACACGCGCGGCGATGTGCTGCGCGTGACGCTGGAAGTGCAGGCCAAGACCGATATGACCTGGGTGGCCATCACCGATCCCGTCCCCACGGGGGCGACCATTCTGGGCGGCGGCCTGGGCCGTGATTCGGAGATCGCGTCCAAGGGCGAGAAGCAGGAGGGAGCCGGCTGGCTGGCCTACGAGGAGCGCAGCTTCGAGTCCTACCGTGCCTACTACCAGTACCTGCCCGCAGGGACGACCAAGGTCGAATACACCGTGCGCCTGAACAATGCCGGTGAGTTTGCCCTGCCGCCCACGCGTGCCGAAGCGCTGTATGCGCCCGAGATGTTTGGCGAGATTCCCAATGCCAAGCTCAAGGTGGTGATGCCCAAGTAA